One genomic segment of Deltaproteobacteria bacterium includes these proteins:
- a CDS encoding ATP-binding cassette domain-containing protein has product MFVECRVAAQLSGAGTSFNLDVNFAAASSSIVLFGPSGSGKSLTLLALAGLLKPDDGRIVVQGRTFLDHRADVNVPARQRRVGFVFQDYALFPHLTVRENVSFGLKRPFRPLSNEQRRKVDDLLELTGIASLADRLPHQISGGQRQRTALARALAPNPELLLLDEPFAALDQPLRAKMRQELARIREHFNVPMVMVSHDLADVEAFAQTLVALGHGRVLEVLEFRGKCVPGESLGDILGPLFEGAGASETRDDHIRHHQGPMARPVA; this is encoded by the coding sequence ATGTTCGTGGAGTGTCGCGTTGCCGCGCAACTCTCCGGAGCCGGAACGTCCTTCAACCTGGACGTAAACTTCGCAGCCGCCTCTTCTTCCATTGTCCTGTTCGGTCCGTCCGGATCGGGCAAAAGCCTGACCCTGCTGGCCCTGGCCGGTCTGCTCAAACCCGATGACGGACGGATCGTTGTCCAGGGACGGACCTTCCTGGACCACCGAGCGGACGTGAACGTCCCGGCCAGGCAACGCCGAGTGGGGTTCGTTTTCCAGGACTACGCCCTGTTCCCCCATTTGACGGTCAGGGAAAATGTCTCTTTCGGCCTGAAACGGCCGTTCAGGCCTCTTAGCAATGAACAGCGCCGAAAGGTGGACGATCTATTGGAATTGACCGGCATCGCTTCGCTGGCCGACCGGCTTCCGCACCAGATTTCTGGCGGCCAGCGCCAGCGCACGGCCTTGGCCAGGGCCCTGGCCCCAAATCCGGAACTCCTGCTTCTGGACGAACCCTTCGCGGCCCTGGATCAACCCCTGCGGGCCAAAATGCGTCAGGAGCTGGCCCGGATCCGGGAGCACTTTAACGTGCCCATGGTCATGGTCAGTCACGACCTAGCCGACGTGGAGGCCTTTGCCCAGACCTTGGTGGCCCTGGGCCACGGGCGGGTTTTGGAGGTGTTGGAATTCAGAGGAAAATGCGTCCCGGGGGAAAGCCTCGGGGATATACTTGGGCCGTTGTTCGAGGGAGCAGGGGCCTCTGAAACACGGGACGATCATATCCGACACCACCAAGGGCCGATGGCGAGGCCGGTCGCCTAG